From Sphingomonas sp. Leaf357, the proteins below share one genomic window:
- the lpdA gene encoding dihydrolipoyl dehydrogenase, which yields MADTYDLIVLGSGPGGYVAAIRGSQLGLKVAIVERELLGGICLNWGCIPTKALLRSAEILHYMQHAKDYGLVAEKIGADLDAVVKRSRGVAKQLNQGVTHLMKKNKIAVHMGNGKLAGKGKVSVTAADGKTTELTAKNIIVATGARARDLPFAKADGKRVWTYRHAMTPAEMPTKLLVIGSGAIGIEFASFYNDMGAEVTVVEMLDRIVPVEDADISAHLEKALKKQGMTILTGAGVDQLEVGGTSVKAAIKAKDGKVTSAEFSHVIVAIGIVPNTEEIGLEALGVEIDRGFLKTGPDCQTNVPGLYAIGDITAPPWLAHKASHEGVIAAEAIAGKHPHAMDPRNIPGCTYCHPQIASVGLTEAKAKEAGHEVKIGNFPFIGNGKAIALGEADGFVKTVFDAKTGELLGAHMIGAEVTELIQGYTIGKTLETTEAELMETVFPHPTISETMHESVLAAYGRALHI from the coding sequence GTGGCTGATACTTATGACCTCATCGTGCTCGGTTCCGGCCCCGGCGGCTATGTCGCGGCGATCCGCGGCAGCCAGCTCGGCCTCAAGGTGGCGATCGTCGAGCGCGAACTGCTCGGCGGCATCTGCCTCAATTGGGGCTGCATCCCGACCAAGGCGCTGCTGCGCTCGGCCGAGATCCTCCACTACATGCAGCATGCCAAGGATTACGGGCTGGTCGCCGAGAAGATCGGCGCCGATCTGGACGCGGTGGTGAAGCGCTCGCGCGGGGTCGCGAAACAGCTCAATCAGGGTGTCACGCACCTGATGAAGAAGAACAAGATCGCCGTGCACATGGGCAATGGCAAGCTGGCCGGGAAGGGCAAGGTCAGCGTTACCGCCGCCGATGGCAAGACGACCGAACTGACCGCCAAGAACATCATCGTGGCGACCGGCGCGCGCGCGCGCGACCTGCCGTTCGCCAAGGCCGACGGCAAGCGCGTGTGGACCTATCGCCACGCGATGACGCCGGCCGAAATGCCGACCAAGCTGCTGGTCATCGGATCGGGCGCGATCGGGATCGAATTCGCCAGCTTCTACAACGATATGGGGGCGGAAGTGACGGTGGTCGAGATGCTCGACCGGATCGTGCCGGTCGAGGATGCCGATATCTCCGCGCATCTCGAAAAGGCGCTGAAGAAGCAGGGCATGACGATCCTGACCGGTGCTGGCGTGGACCAGCTCGAGGTCGGCGGCACGTCGGTGAAGGCCGCGATCAAGGCTAAGGACGGCAAGGTCACCAGCGCCGAGTTCAGCCATGTGATCGTCGCGATCGGCATCGTCCCCAATACCGAGGAGATCGGGCTCGAGGCGCTGGGCGTCGAGATCGATCGCGGCTTCCTGAAAACCGGGCCGGATTGCCAGACCAACGTGCCCGGCCTCTACGCGATCGGCGACATCACCGCGCCGCCCTGGCTCGCGCACAAGGCGAGCCACGAGGGCGTGATCGCCGCCGAGGCGATCGCCGGCAAGCACCCGCACGCAATGGACCCGCGCAACATCCCGGGCTGCACCTACTGCCACCCGCAGATCGCCAGCGTCGGGCTGACCGAGGCGAAGGCGAAGGAGGCCGGGCACGAGGTCAAGATCGGGAACTTCCCCTTCATCGGCAACGGCAAGGCGATCGCGCTCGGGGAGGCGGACGGGTTCGTGAAGACGGTGTTCGACGCGAAGACCGGCGAACTGCTCGGCGCGCACATGATCGGTGCTGAAGTGACCGAGTTGATCCAGGGCTATACGATCGGCAAGACGCTAGAGACGACCGAGGCGGAACTGATGGAAACCGTCTTCCCGCATCCGACGATCAGCGAGACGATGCACGAAAGCGTCCTCGCGGCATACGGGCGGGCGTTGCATATCTGA
- a CDS encoding acyl-CoA thioesterase, which produces MSELYPQTAPAIRATAMAVDANPYGKIFVGWLMGQMALAAGSVASRHSGARCPVVAADAFSFTAPVSIGEEVSFHAEIVATGRTSMTVAVDVWRRDRHGEGASKAATGRFTLVAMGDDDRPRPIESRPIESRPIEPRPIDHIAPSEGASRG; this is translated from the coding sequence ATGAGTGAACTGTATCCCCAAACCGCCCCCGCGATCCGGGCGACCGCGATGGCGGTGGATGCCAATCCCTATGGCAAGATCTTCGTCGGCTGGCTGATGGGACAGATGGCGCTGGCGGCGGGGTCGGTCGCGTCGCGGCATAGCGGCGCGCGCTGCCCGGTCGTCGCGGCGGACGCGTTCAGCTTCACCGCGCCGGTCAGCATCGGCGAGGAAGTGTCCTTCCATGCCGAGATCGTCGCGACGGGCCGCACCTCGATGACCGTCGCGGTGGACGTCTGGCGGCGCGACCGCCACGGCGAAGGTGCGTCGAAAGCGGCGACCGGCAGATTTACACTGGTGGCGATGGGCGACGACGATCGCCCCCGCCCGATCGAATCCCGCCCGATCGAATCCCGTCCGATCGAACCCCGTCCGATCGACCATATCGCACCCTCAGAAGGAGCCTCTCGTGGCTGA
- a CDS encoding PIN domain-containing protein: protein MRLVLDSNIVISAIVGRTDPIAVLVAEGAELLIPEAQAFEVLKVLQRHFGFDRSGADTAVGQILSRVRMIESTALQPSEDIARRRLDARGQPDWPVLAAAIELDADIWSHDRDFFGVGVPVWKTRNILAAVGMA, encoded by the coding sequence GTGAGGCTGGTTCTCGATTCCAATATCGTCATCAGCGCCATCGTGGGTCGAACCGATCCGATCGCCGTTCTGGTGGCGGAAGGCGCGGAGTTGTTGATCCCCGAGGCGCAGGCATTTGAGGTTTTGAAGGTGCTGCAACGGCATTTCGGGTTCGACCGTTCCGGCGCGGATACTGCCGTCGGACAGATCCTCAGTCGTGTCAGGATGATCGAGTCCACGGCTCTGCAACCGTCCGAGGATATCGCTCGCAGACGCTTAGACGCGCGAGGACAACCCGATTGGCCGGTACTGGCCGCTGCTATCGAACTGGACGCCGACATCTGGTCACACGACCGGGATTTCTTTGGCGTAGGCGTCCCGGTGTGGAAGACGCGTAACATTCTCGCCGCGGTCGGTATGGCATGA
- a CDS encoding pyruvate dehydrogenase complex dihydrolipoamide acetyltransferase → MPIEIKMPALSPTMEEGTLAKWLVKEGDTVKSGDLMAEIETDKATMEFEAVDEGTIGKILIAEGTDNVKVGTVIATLLEEGESADAAPKAEAASSPLPSGEGQGAHAPRGEGGTPTPPSPSTSPSPPAADAAPSSPKGRGEGERVKASPLARRLAAEKGIELSALTGSGPNGRIVKADLDGAEAGAAPAPKADASAPAAAPAAAAPAPTTAAKPAAIPDIPHEATKLSNVRKTIARRLTESKQTVPHIYLTVDIRLDALLKLRGELNAALEARGVKLSVNDLLIKALAVSLIQVPSCNVMFTPDQLIAFGRADISVAVSAPSGLITPVITHADTKTLSQISTEMKDLAARARDQKLKPEEYTGGTASISNMGMFGIKNFDAVINPPQAMIMAIGAGEKRPYIVDGALGVATVMSATGSFDHRAIDGSDGAQLMQAFKALVENPLGMVA, encoded by the coding sequence ATGCCGATCGAGATCAAGATGCCCGCTTTGTCCCCGACGATGGAGGAGGGCACGCTCGCCAAGTGGCTGGTCAAGGAAGGCGACACGGTCAAATCGGGCGACCTGATGGCCGAGATCGAGACCGACAAGGCGACGATGGAGTTCGAGGCGGTCGACGAAGGCACGATCGGCAAGATCCTGATCGCCGAGGGCACGGATAACGTGAAGGTCGGCACGGTCATCGCCACCCTGCTCGAAGAGGGCGAAAGCGCCGATGCCGCGCCCAAGGCGGAGGCTGCTTCTTCCCCTCTCCCATCGGGAGAGGGGCAAGGCGCGCACGCGCCGCGCGGTGAGGGCGGCACGCCGACACCCCCGTCACCCTCGACTTCGCCCTCGCCCCCCGCCGCTGACGCGGCTCCCTCCTCTCCCAAGGGGAGAGGGGAAGGCGAACGCGTGAAGGCCAGCCCGCTGGCGCGCCGCCTCGCCGCCGAAAAGGGCATCGAACTGTCCGCGCTCACCGGGTCCGGCCCGAACGGACGGATCGTGAAGGCCGACCTGGACGGTGCCGAGGCCGGCGCCGCACCCGCGCCGAAGGCCGACGCATCCGCGCCGGCTGCAGCGCCCGCCGCCGCAGCACCTGCTCCGACGACCGCCGCCAAGCCCGCCGCGATCCCCGACATCCCGCACGAGGCGACCAAGCTCAGCAACGTGCGCAAGACGATCGCGCGCCGCCTGACCGAATCCAAGCAGACCGTGCCGCACATCTACCTGACGGTCGACATCCGGCTCGATGCGCTGCTCAAGCTGCGCGGCGAACTGAACGCCGCGCTTGAGGCGCGCGGCGTGAAGCTGTCGGTCAACGATCTGCTGATCAAGGCGCTGGCCGTCAGCCTGATCCAGGTGCCGTCGTGCAACGTGATGTTCACGCCGGACCAGCTGATCGCGTTCGGCCGCGCCGACATCTCGGTCGCGGTCAGCGCGCCGTCGGGCCTGATCACCCCGGTCATCACCCATGCCGACACCAAGACGCTGAGCCAGATCTCGACCGAGATGAAGGATCTCGCCGCGCGCGCCCGCGATCAGAAATTGAAGCCTGAGGAATATACCGGCGGCACCGCGAGCATCAGCAACATGGGCATGTTCGGGATCAAGAATTTCGACGCCGTCATCAACCCGCCCCAGGCGATGATCATGGCGATCGGCGCGGGCGAGAAGCGGCCGTACATCGTCGACGGAGCGCTCGGCGTGGCGACGGTGATGTCGGCGACCGGCAGCTTCGATCACCGCGCGATCGACGGATCGGACGGCGCGCAGCTGATGCAGGCGTTCAAGGCCCTGGTCGAAAACCCGCTGGGCATGGTGGCCTGA
- a CDS encoding universal stress protein, translating to MRIYLVVVDETPEASIALRFAARRAVKTGGGVEILTLMPPSEFGPWGGVQATIEEEARVHAEALVAGAAGTLLEESGLRPSITLKQGDGPKIIREMIAANPDIAALVLGAAAIGAPGPLVTHFAGADAGALPIPLMIIPGSLTRDDIDRLS from the coding sequence ATGCGCATCTATCTGGTGGTGGTGGACGAGACGCCCGAAGCGAGCATCGCGCTGCGCTTCGCCGCGCGCCGGGCGGTTAAGACCGGCGGCGGGGTCGAGATCCTGACGCTGATGCCGCCGTCGGAATTCGGGCCCTGGGGCGGGGTGCAGGCGACGATCGAGGAAGAGGCGCGCGTCCATGCCGAGGCTTTGGTCGCCGGCGCGGCCGGCACTCTGCTGGAGGAATCCGGCCTGCGCCCGTCGATCACGCTGAAACAGGGCGACGGCCCCAAGATCATCCGCGAGATGATCGCCGCCAATCCCGATATCGCGGCGCTGGTGCTCGGCGCGGCGGCGATTGGTGCGCCCGGCCCGCTGGTTACCCATTTCGCCGGCGCGGATGCGGGCGCCCTGCCCATCCCGCTGATGATCATCCCCGGTTCGCTGACCCGCGACGATATCGATCGGCTGTCCTGA
- a CDS encoding M28 family peptidase, whose product MRYLPLLALAFAMPATAQDRPDPVRLKATVAKLVSFGTRHTLSSPDDPVRGIGAARAWGGAEMTRIADACGGCIVVSNIARTMVSPRTPDGANIVDVLGFQQGSDPRRVVIVAAHIDSRVSDVMDAKSDAPGANDNASGSALVLEAARILSKQKFRATIVYALLSGEEQGLLGGQLLAETAKGKNWVVTAMLNNDIVGNSIGQGGASDVKTVRVFSEGIRASEDLPAQIARRGNGGEDDGPSRSLAKAIDGIAGTVPGGLDVFVDRRPDRFGRGGDHEPFLKLGFPAVRFTSAVENWDAQHQDLRTEKGVVFGDMIDRMDFAYLAKVTAINVATIRRLAAAPAAPDKVTISGDLSRDTKVVWAAIPGAISYRVRWRRSDARDWTDSVTVSGPETVLRNVPVDDNLIGVSAVAADGAESLVTFGERGKR is encoded by the coding sequence ATGCGTTACCTGCCTCTGCTCGCTTTAGCCTTTGCCATGCCCGCCACGGCGCAGGACAGACCCGATCCAGTCCGCCTGAAAGCAACCGTCGCCAAGCTGGTGAGTTTCGGCACGCGCCACACGCTGTCGTCGCCCGACGATCCGGTGCGCGGCATCGGCGCGGCGCGGGCCTGGGGCGGCGCGGAGATGACTCGCATCGCCGATGCCTGTGGCGGGTGCATCGTCGTGTCGAACATCGCGCGCACCATGGTCTCGCCGCGCACGCCGGACGGGGCCAACATCGTCGACGTGCTGGGCTTCCAGCAGGGCAGCGACCCCAGGCGCGTGGTGATCGTCGCCGCGCATATCGACAGCCGCGTCAGCGACGTGATGGACGCGAAGAGCGACGCGCCGGGCGCGAACGACAATGCCTCGGGGTCGGCCTTGGTGCTGGAGGCCGCGCGGATCCTGTCGAAGCAGAAGTTCCGCGCGACGATCGTCTATGCGCTGCTGTCGGGCGAGGAACAGGGGTTGCTCGGCGGGCAATTGCTGGCCGAGACGGCGAAGGGGAAGAACTGGGTCGTCACCGCGATGCTCAACAACGACATCGTCGGCAATTCGATCGGCCAGGGCGGCGCGAGCGACGTCAAGACCGTGCGCGTCTTTTCCGAAGGCATCCGCGCGTCGGAGGACCTGCCCGCGCAGATCGCGCGGCGCGGCAATGGCGGCGAGGATGACGGCCCGTCGCGCAGCCTCGCCAAGGCGATCGACGGGATCGCCGGCACTGTACCCGGCGGGCTCGACGTGTTCGTCGATCGCCGGCCGGATCGCTTCGGCCGCGGCGGCGATCACGAACCGTTCCTGAAACTCGGCTTTCCGGCGGTCCGCTTCACCTCGGCGGTGGAGAATTGGGACGCGCAGCATCAGGATCTGCGCACCGAAAAGGGTGTGGTGTTCGGCGACATGATCGATCGGATGGACTTCGCCTATCTTGCCAAGGTGACCGCGATCAACGTCGCCACGATCCGTCGCCTCGCCGCCGCGCCGGCCGCGCCGGACAAGGTTACGATCTCGGGCGATCTGTCGCGCGACACGAAGGTCGTGTGGGCAGCGATTCCGGGCGCGATCTCCTACCGCGTCCGCTGGCGCCGATCGGATGCGCGCGACTGGACCGACAGCGTCACGGTGTCGGGGCCGGAGACCGTGCTGAGGAACGTGCCGGTGGACGACAATCTGATCGGCGTGTCGGCCGTGGCGGCGGACGGCGCGGAGAGCCTGGTTACGTTCGGAGAGCGCGGGAAGCGGTGA
- a CDS encoding RcnB family protein, whose protein sequence is MRTFTIAALLVSLGVAPIAADAQRIAGTTAGTTVIRSAPTVTTTTGGAWNQARAGNWNAPRPGQGGTWNGPRPGQGGNWNGSRPGQVRQPRWGGNVNGHWYAGMHAPGGWNAYRRPARGWTLPRYWIAPSFYIGDYTTYGLSTPPYGYSWSRYYDDAVLVDQRGRVWDSVGGIDWNRYDDGYYADGGYQDGGYYADGYAAGQSDYYSGQPQYQGQYRDRRDNGVGGAVIGGVVGAGAGYAIGGRGNRVAGSLIGAGVGAAAGYAIDKAEDRRRYDAPPPRDYYQEPGVSYAPPREVVQSGGYSTSSYSTDYQQGGYVSGGYWYPPTTRTVVTVGSAPIETTTTTTEYVETTYAAPRRVWKKKAAWKPRPKLRSCTCACACR, encoded by the coding sequence ATGCGGACCTTCACCATTGCTGCCCTTTTAGTGTCGTTGGGGGTCGCGCCGATCGCCGCCGACGCTCAGCGAATCGCCGGAACCACGGCCGGAACGACCGTGATCCGCAGCGCGCCGACCGTCACGACCACGACGGGCGGCGCCTGGAACCAGGCGCGCGCCGGCAATTGGAACGCGCCTCGCCCCGGCCAGGGCGGTACCTGGAACGGCCCACGTCCCGGGCAGGGCGGCAATTGGAACGGTTCGCGTCCCGGCCAGGTGCGCCAGCCGCGCTGGGGCGGCAACGTCAACGGCCATTGGTATGCCGGCATGCATGCGCCCGGCGGCTGGAACGCCTACCGCCGCCCGGCGCGCGGCTGGACGCTGCCGCGCTACTGGATCGCGCCGAGCTTCTATATCGGCGACTACACGACCTACGGCCTGTCGACGCCGCCCTATGGCTATAGCTGGTCGCGTTATTATGACGACGCCGTGCTGGTCGACCAGCGCGGCCGCGTGTGGGATTCGGTCGGCGGGATCGACTGGAACCGCTACGATGACGGCTATTATGCCGATGGCGGCTATCAGGACGGCGGTTATTATGCGGACGGCTATGCCGCCGGCCAGTCCGATTACTATTCCGGCCAGCCGCAATATCAGGGCCAGTATCGCGATCGTCGCGACAACGGCGTCGGCGGCGCGGTGATCGGTGGCGTGGTCGGTGCCGGCGCGGGTTACGCGATCGGCGGCCGGGGCAACCGCGTGGCGGGTTCGCTGATCGGTGCCGGCGTGGGGGCAGCGGCCGGCTATGCGATCGACAAGGCGGAGGATCGCCGCCGTTACGACGCGCCCCCGCCACGCGATTATTATCAGGAACCGGGCGTCAGCTACGCGCCGCCGCGCGAAGTGGTCCAGTCGGGCGGCTATTCCACGAGCAGCTACAGCACGGACTATCAGCAGGGCGGCTATGTCAGCGGCGGCTATTGGTATCCGCCGACCACCCGCACCGTCGTGACGGTCGGCTCGGCCCCGATCGAGACGACGACCACGACGACCGAATATGTCGAAACGACCTACGCCGCCCCGCGCCGCGTGTGGAAGAAGAAGGCGGCCTGGAAGCCCCGGCCCAAGCTGCGGTCCTGCACCTGCGCGTGCGCGTGCCGCTGA
- a CDS encoding GAF domain-containing protein, giving the protein MYQFDIATGTKSELYRDLLAALDALTADEPDPIANMANAAALVWEYLPDLNWAGFYRAVDGELVLGPFQGKVACIRIAIGAGVCGAAAATRETQLVADVHAFPGHIACDAASRSELVVPIVHQGELIGVLDLDSPEPARFDAGDAAGCEALVALLGPRLVG; this is encoded by the coding sequence ATGTATCAGTTCGACATCGCCACCGGCACCAAATCCGAACTCTATCGCGATCTGCTCGCCGCGCTGGATGCGCTGACGGCGGACGAACCGGATCCGATCGCCAACATGGCCAACGCCGCCGCTTTGGTGTGGGAATATCTGCCCGATCTCAACTGGGCCGGCTTCTATCGCGCGGTCGACGGCGAACTCGTGCTCGGGCCGTTCCAGGGCAAGGTGGCGTGCATCCGCATCGCGATCGGCGCGGGCGTGTGCGGCGCGGCGGCGGCTACCCGGGAGACGCAACTGGTCGCGGACGTGCACGCCTTTCCCGGGCACATCGCGTGCGACGCGGCGAGCCGGTCCGAACTGGTGGTGCCGATCGTTCATCAAGGCGAGCTCATCGGCGTGCTCGATCTCGACAGCCCGGAACCGGCGCGCTTCGATGCCGGGGATGCCGCCGGGTGCGAGGCGCTGGTCGCGCTGCTCGGCCCCAGATTGGTCGGCTGA
- the arfB gene encoding alternative ribosome rescue aminoacyl-tRNA hydrolase ArfB — MVAIPVTRTIAIDDSELIETTTRSGGPGGQHVNTTDSAVILKFDVGNSPGLPLAVKNRIAVLAGSRLTRDGVLVLRSEGSRSQLLNRQEVRERLIELIREATIVPKKRRPTKPSKAAKARRVDAKKGRANVKAGRGRVTLD, encoded by the coding sequence ATGGTCGCGATCCCCGTCACCCGCACGATCGCGATCGACGATAGCGAACTGATCGAGACGACGACGCGCTCCGGCGGGCCGGGAGGGCAGCACGTCAACACCACCGACAGCGCGGTGATCCTGAAGTTCGATGTCGGCAATTCCCCCGGATTGCCGCTGGCGGTCAAGAACCGCATCGCCGTGCTGGCCGGATCGCGGCTGACGCGAGACGGCGTGCTGGTGCTGCGCAGCGAAGGCTCGCGCTCGCAATTGCTAAACCGTCAGGAAGTGCGGGAGCGGTTGATCGAGCTGATTCGGGAGGCGACGATCGTGCCCAAGAAGCGCCGGCCGACCAAGCCGAGCAAGGCCGCGAAGGCCCGGCGCGTGGATGCGAAGAAGGGCCGGGCGAACGTGAAGGCGGGGCGGGGCAGGGTGACGCTGGATTGA
- a CDS encoding RluA family pseudouridine synthase, whose protein sequence is MLANHVLFLDGEALVIDKPAGLPVDRPRDGSISLENHLDGLKFGFRRWPHPVHRLDRDTSGCLLMSRNPKAHARFQQAFEQGLVTKRYLAVLDGVPEGESGMIDLALAKISSAEEGWRMIGSPEGKAARTGWRVLAVKDGRSFVEFLPQTGRTHQIRVHAAEALGAPVVGDPIYGSGGKHTLLHAAELTVPREGKDPIVAKAPLPERFAEAGFAAEPGSEG, encoded by the coding sequence ATGCTGGCAAATCATGTTCTTTTTCTCGACGGCGAAGCGCTGGTCATCGACAAGCCCGCCGGGCTGCCGGTCGACCGGCCGCGCGATGGCTCGATCAGCCTCGAAAACCATCTCGACGGGCTGAAATTCGGCTTCCGCCGCTGGCCGCATCCGGTCCACAGGCTGGATCGCGACACGTCCGGCTGTCTGCTGATGTCGCGCAATCCCAAGGCGCATGCGCGCTTCCAGCAGGCGTTCGAACAGGGGCTGGTGACGAAACGGTATCTGGCGGTGCTGGACGGCGTGCCGGAGGGCGAGAGCGGGATGATCGATCTCGCTTTGGCCAAGATCAGCAGCGCGGAGGAAGGCTGGCGAATGATCGGTTCGCCCGAGGGCAAGGCGGCGCGCACCGGCTGGCGCGTGCTGGCGGTAAAGGACGGGCGCAGCTTCGTCGAGTTCCTGCCGCAGACCGGACGTACCCACCAGATCCGCGTCCACGCCGCCGAGGCGCTGGGCGCGCCGGTGGTCGGCGATCCGATCTACGGCTCGGGCGGCAAGCACACGCTGCTGCATGCCGCCGAACTGACCGTGCCGCGCGAGGGCAAGGATCCGATCGTCGCCAAGGCCCCGCTGCCCGAACGCTTCGCCGAGGCGGGCTTCGCGGCCGAGCCGGGATCGGAAGGCTGA